The Mycolicibacterium mageritense genome contains a region encoding:
- a CDS encoding IMPACT family protein, translating into MSFTLDPEVRPQSEQTIKRSRFVGRMRRADSEEDANGLISMARELDAGAGHHCYAYIVGDEVASRIERCSDDGEPSGTAGVPILSALRARELVNVVAVVSRYYGGIKLGAGGLTRAYAGTVTAAIDTATLRPRARLQVFTLAVDHAEAGWVEAELRGRRFAVDGVEYGQKAVIRVLCADPAHLSSAVSEITSGRAELVPAGHLWQ; encoded by the coding sequence ATGTCGTTCACTCTGGATCCTGAGGTCAGGCCTCAGTCGGAGCAGACGATCAAGAGGTCGCGGTTCGTCGGCCGAATGCGCCGCGCCGACAGTGAAGAGGATGCAAACGGGCTCATCTCGATGGCACGCGAATTGGATGCCGGCGCCGGGCACCACTGCTACGCCTACATCGTGGGTGACGAAGTCGCGAGTCGGATCGAGCGGTGCAGTGATGACGGGGAACCCAGCGGAACAGCAGGCGTACCCATTCTGAGTGCCTTGCGGGCGCGAGAACTGGTGAATGTGGTGGCGGTGGTGTCGCGCTACTACGGGGGAATCAAACTTGGTGCCGGAGGGCTGACCCGCGCTTACGCCGGCACGGTCACGGCTGCGATCGATACCGCGACTCTACGTCCGCGGGCGCGGTTGCAGGTGTTCACGCTCGCGGTCGACCATGCCGAAGCTGGTTGGGTCGAGGCGGAATTGCGTGGGCGAAGGTTCGCCGTGGACGGCGTGGAGTACGGGCAGAAGGCCGTAATCAGGGTGCTCTGTGCCGACCCGGCGCATTTGAGCTCTGCGGTGAGTGAAATAACTTCCGGCCGAGCTGAACTCGTTCCGGCCGGTCATCTGTGGCAGTAA